From the genome of Bombus huntii isolate Logan2020A chromosome 14, iyBomHunt1.1, whole genome shotgun sequence, one region includes:
- the LOC126873113 gene encoding signal recognition particle subunit SRP68 has product MVVEEKSSDSFKKNQINDDTTPTEQKTYSMEILKIIKEAQQQHGLRHGDYQRYRGYCSRRLRRLRKVLKVPQGDKRHFKRRDITAMMVTDDKFLQVPLMMAERAWSYAMQLRQESNTEPRKKFHLISRLRKAATYSLQLQELIESVNCDARTKLEAQAYVAWIHGSLHFELQLWKKAMENLKKAQVVYGKLASALPESEQVMYNARVEELAPSLRYCAYNIGDTTAIDDLMQMRGQLSGELLASLDSLIAQTREKQINAEEVTWRGQSCGVVPPRAAGLLIADSRLNQTLEKAATNQAKIDLLEAHLIDCKDAISAVRDLFKNELKNKDNDKLSPPQHLITYLQYIRLSRTLERNLALINAAAESAKTKPQDIVRLYEAALHNLVEISQLQDDEEFVREQEAKTKGYRAFKCYYMAQSLANLHRWREAMTLYQRSTQHAKDALEYGKILPESLKEALEKLEISIEGAKYTAHAHSVLEDGQEEESGVNKYTKTKKPLHERLHEYREDSALLTKQPNVYKLPPSMQPISCKPLFFDLAFNMVEFPDLSEKLGNQTKKGGQAGLTGFVKGLWGWGNK; this is encoded by the exons ATGGTTGTCGAAGAAAAAAGTAGTGATTCGTTTaagaaaaatcaaataaaCGATGACACGACACCGACGGAGCAGAAGACGTATTCGATGGAAA ttctaaaaataataaaagaagcaCAGCAACAACATGGGTTGAGGCATGGTGACTATCAACGATACCGTGGATATTGCTCAAGAAGGCTGAGACGCCTTAGAAAAGTTCTAAAAGTCCCACAAGGAGACAAGCGTCACTTTAAGAGGAGAGACATAACAGCTATGATGGTTACAgatgataaatttttacaagtTCCCCTAATGATGGCTGAACGTGCTTGGAGTTATGCTATGCAATTGCGTCAAGAGTCTAATACAGAGCCAAGAAAGAAGTTTCACCTGATATcaagactgaggaaagctgCTACATATTCTTTACAGTTGCAAGAACTGATAGAG agTGTCAATTGCGATGCAAGGACAAAATTAGAAGCTCAAGCATATGTAGCATGGATACATGGGTCCCTACACTTTGAATTGCAACTATGGAAGAAAGCAATGGAGAATCTGAAAAAGGCTCAGGTGGTATATGGGAAGTTGGCATCTGCACTACCAGAATCTGAGCAAGTAATGTACAACGCTCGCGTCGAGGAGCTTGCTCCCAGTCTTAGATACTGTGCCTATAACATAGGAGATACCACTGCTATAGATGATTTAATGCAAATGAGAGGACAACTAAGTGGCGAGTTGTTAGCTAGTTTAGATTCATTGATAGCTCAAACTCGAGAGAAACAAATAAACGCCGAAGAAGTGACCTGGCGGGGCCAGTCCTGCGGTGTAGTTCCACCAAGAGCAGCTGGTCTTCTAATCGCCGATTCTAGACTAAACCAGACATTGGAGAAAGCAGCTACGAATCAAGCTAAGATTGATTTACTGGAAGCGCACTTGATAGATTGCAAAGATGCTATTTCAGCTGTAAGAGACTTATTCAAAAATGAGCTAAAAAATAAGGACAATGACAAGCTATCTCCTCCACAgcatttaattacatatttgcAATACATCAGACTGTCTCGTACACTAGAAAGAAACTTAGCATTGATCAATGCAGCAGCAGAATCTGCTAAAACAAAACCACAAGATATCGTTCGGTTATATGAGGCAGCACTTCACAATCTTGTTGAAATATCACAGCTACAGGATGATGAAGAGTTTGTACGCGAGCAAGAAGCTAAAACAAAGGGATACAGAGCttttaaatgttattacaTGGCACAATCACTAGCAAATCTTCACAGATGGAGAGAAGCCATGACCCTGTATCAAAGATCTACACAACATGCAAAAGATGCGCTAGAATATGGTAAAATACTTCCAGAATCATTGAAAGAAGCTCTTGAAAAGCTAGAAATTTCTATAGAAGGTGCCAAGTATACAGCACATGCACATAGCGTTCTAGAAGATGGACAAGAAGAGGAATCTGgtgttaataaatatacaaaaacaaAGAAACCGCTGCATGAACGTTTACACGAGTACAGAGAAGATAGTGCGCTTCTTACAAAACAACCTAATGTTTACAAATTGCCACCATCTATGCAACCTATCTCCTGCAAACCACTGTTCTTTGATTTAGCCTTCAATATGGTTGAATTCCCTGATCTGAGTGAGAAACTTGGTAACCAAACTAAAAAAGGAGGTCAAGCTGGTCTTACAGGATTTGTTAAAGGCCTTTGGGGTTGGGGTAACAAATAA